The Streptococcus pluranimalium genome contains a region encoding:
- a CDS encoding AI-2E family transporter has translation MKQSEDKKIAFSWFFKWFLNSKGAIILLVSFLLFLNIFLLTKISHLFKPVVDFLAVIMLPIVISALLYYLLKPFVDFFEKQFKLKRTLAIALVFIIVIALLIWGIAVLVPAVENQFSNFMLNLPAYIEDIEHQLTRLLENRELNDFTIELQKVINDLSENIISYAQRISSSFVTWAGDFASTVARVAVAILISPFILFYLLRDGDQLKGYVTQFLPPKLRQPTTRVLTKINKQLSGYVQGQVLVAVAVGIMFAVMYSIIGLRYSVTLGIIAGFLNLVPYLGSFIAQIPVFILAAISGPTMILKVIIVFMIEQTMEGRIVSPLVLGSKLSIHPITILFVLLTAGSLFGIWGVFLAIPIYASVKVIAIEIFDWYKVVSGLYKADFIEENSEDVE, from the coding sequence ATGAAACAATCAGAAGATAAAAAAATAGCCTTTAGCTGGTTTTTTAAGTGGTTTTTAAATAGTAAAGGGGCAATCATTCTGCTTGTAAGTTTCCTTTTGTTCCTCAATATCTTTTTGCTTACTAAGATTTCCCATTTATTTAAACCTGTCGTTGATTTTCTTGCTGTTATCATGTTACCGATTGTGATATCAGCCTTACTATATTATTTATTGAAACCCTTTGTTGATTTCTTTGAAAAACAATTTAAACTAAAACGCACGCTTGCCATTGCTCTAGTTTTTATTATTGTTATTGCCTTACTTATCTGGGGCATAGCAGTATTGGTACCAGCTGTTGAAAATCAATTTAGCAACTTCATGCTGAACCTACCTGCCTACATTGAAGATATCGAACATCAACTCACACGCTTGCTTGAAAATAGAGAATTAAACGATTTCACCATTGAGTTGCAAAAAGTTATTAATGATTTATCCGAAAATATTATCAGCTACGCTCAGCGTATCTCTTCTTCTTTTGTAACATGGGCAGGAGATTTTGCTTCGACAGTTGCTAGAGTAGCGGTTGCTATCTTAATTTCACCTTTTATTTTATTTTATTTATTAAGAGATGGTGACCAATTAAAAGGCTATGTTACCCAATTTTTACCACCTAAGTTAAGACAGCCAACAACACGTGTGTTGACAAAGATTAATAAACAATTGTCGGGTTATGTTCAAGGGCAGGTGCTTGTTGCCGTTGCAGTAGGGATTATGTTTGCTGTGATGTACAGCATCATCGGCTTAAGATATAGTGTAACCTTAGGTATTATTGCAGGATTTTTGAATCTAGTTCCTTATTTGGGGAGCTTTATTGCCCAGATTCCAGTTTTTATTTTAGCAGCGATTTCAGGTCCGACAATGATTCTGAAAGTCATTATTGTTTTTATGATTGAGCAAACTATGGAAGGCCGAATTGTAAGTCCTTTAGTACTCGGAAGCAAACTTAGTATTCATCCCATCACTATCTTATTTGTGCTTCTAACAGCGGGATCGTTATTCGGGATTTGGGGAGTCTTTTTAGCCATTCCTATCTATGCTTCAGTTAAGGTTATCGCTATCGAAATTTTTGATTGGTATAAAGTCGTGAGTGGCCTTTATAAAGCAGATTTTATTGAGGAGAATTCGGAAGATGTGGAATAG
- a CDS encoding NUDIX hydrolase yields MTKLATICYIDNGKELLLMHRNKKENDVHEGKWISVGGKLEAGESPEECAIREIFEETHLKVKQMDFKGVITFPNFTPGHDWYTYVFKVTAFEGELISDDESLEGTLEWVPYSKVLEKPTWEGDYQMFKWILEDVPFFSAKFTYQENRLIDQKVTFYQGLNKKELK; encoded by the coding sequence ATGACGAAGTTGGCAACTATCTGCTATATTGATAACGGAAAAGAACTTTTACTCATGCACCGGAATAAAAAAGAAAACGATGTTCATGAAGGTAAATGGATTTCAGTTGGTGGAAAGCTAGAGGCTGGTGAATCTCCTGAAGAATGTGCTATTCGGGAAATTTTTGAAGAAACGCATCTAAAAGTGAAACAAATGGATTTTAAGGGTGTGATTACTTTTCCTAATTTTACGCCTGGCCATGACTGGTACACCTATGTGTTTAAGGTAACAGCATTTGAAGGAGAGTTGATCTCAGATGATGAATCTCTTGAAGGAACTTTAGAGTGGGTACCATATAGTAAAGTTCTTGAAAAACCAACTTGGGAAGGTGACTATCAAATGTTTAAATGGATATTGGAAGATGTACCTTTTTTCTCGGCAAAATTTACTTATCAGGAAAATAGACTTATTGATCAAAAGGTGACTTTCTATCAAGGCCTTAACAAAAAGGAGCTCAAATGA
- a CDS encoding lactonase family protein yields the protein MIHTLLFGTYTKRLSQGIYQAKFDTKSGKLFECQLFTKTKQPTYLAWANKGDLLAVKQNNKMGGIASFNAGGKEINHVLLEGAPLCHLHFDQQRQLAYGANYHKGEISVYFVNSDGSLTLSDIIKHDGNGPHPNQETAHVHFVGLTPDNVLVTCDLGSDQMITYAISSEGRLNPLDTYDSTSGAGPRHLVFHPHLPIAYLLCELNASIEILSYTGNGHFERLDIISTIPNSYQDFNATAAIRLSSDGNFLYASNRGPDSIAVYKIQDNGCLELLQLENSRGNIPRDFILSPDEKHLIVAHQDSDNITVFKRSPETGRLTVLSDDFHVPECVCLLFK from the coding sequence ATGATTCATACACTACTTTTCGGAACTTATACTAAGCGCCTGTCTCAGGGCATTTATCAGGCTAAATTTGATACTAAAAGCGGGAAACTCTTCGAATGCCAGCTCTTTACCAAAACTAAACAGCCAACTTATTTAGCTTGGGCTAATAAGGGAGATTTGCTTGCGGTTAAGCAAAACAATAAGATGGGAGGCATCGCTTCTTTCAATGCAGGTGGCAAAGAAATTAACCATGTTCTTTTGGAAGGCGCACCCCTTTGCCACCTTCATTTTGATCAACAACGACAATTAGCTTATGGGGCAAACTACCACAAAGGTGAAATCTCAGTTTATTTTGTTAATTCTGACGGTTCTTTAACACTGTCAGATATCATAAAACACGACGGAAATGGTCCACATCCGAATCAAGAAACGGCACATGTACATTTTGTTGGATTAACACCAGATAATGTTTTAGTCACCTGTGACTTAGGAAGTGATCAGATGATCACTTATGCTATCAGCAGTGAAGGCAGACTAAATCCCTTGGATACTTATGATTCTACTTCTGGAGCTGGTCCTAGACACCTTGTTTTTCATCCTCACTTACCAATCGCTTATCTCTTATGTGAATTAAACGCAAGCATTGAAATACTGTCTTATACAGGAAATGGTCATTTTGAACGATTGGATATCATCTCAACCATTCCCAATAGCTATCAAGACTTCAATGCAACTGCTGCCATACGCCTATCATCTGATGGAAACTTTCTTTATGCCAGCAATCGCGGTCCTGATTCCATTGCGGTATATAAGATTCAGGACAATGGTTGTTTAGAACTTCTTCAACTCGAAAATTCCAGAGGCAATATTCCAAGAGATTTTATCCTATCACCTGATGAAAAACACCTTATTGTCGCTCATCAAGACTCTGATAATATTACAGTTTTTAAACGTTCTCCTGAAACTGGTAGATTAACTGTCTTATCAGACGACTTTCACGTTCCAGAATGTGTCTGTCTGCTATTCAAATAA
- the rfbB gene encoding dTDP-glucose 4,6-dehydratase has product MFKHIIVTGGAGFIGSNFVHYVYNNHPEVRVTVLDKLTYAGNKANIESILGDRVELVVGDIADAALVDQLAAKADAIVHYAAESHNDNSLNDPSPFIHTNFIGTYTLLEAARKYDIRFHHVSTDEVYGDLPLREDLPGHGEGPGEKFTAETNYNPSSPYSSTKAASDLIVKAWVRSFGVKATISNCSNNYGPYQHIEKFIPRQITNILAGIKPKLYGEGKNVRDWIHTNDHSTGVWAILTKGRMGETYLIGADGEKNNKEVLEMILEKMGQPKDAYDHVTDRAGHDLRYAIDSSKLREELGWEPQFTNFSEGLEETIKWYTDNQEWWKAEKEAVEAKYAATQKVIK; this is encoded by the coding sequence ATGTTCAAACATATCATCGTCACAGGTGGAGCTGGTTTCATCGGTTCTAACTTCGTGCATTACGTTTACAATAACCACCCAGAAGTCCGCGTGACTGTTCTTGATAAACTCACTTATGCTGGGAATAAAGCGAATATCGAATCTATTCTTGGTGATCGCGTTGAATTGGTTGTTGGCGACATTGCTGATGCGGCATTAGTGGATCAATTGGCTGCTAAGGCTGATGCCATTGTTCACTACGCAGCTGAGAGTCATAATGATAATTCTCTCAATGATCCAAGTCCATTTATTCACACCAACTTTATCGGAACTTACACCCTACTTGAAGCAGCTCGTAAGTACGATATCCGTTTCCACCATGTGTCAACAGATGAAGTTTATGGTGATTTACCACTTCGTGAAGATTTACCAGGACATGGTGAGGGACCAGGTGAAAAATTCACTGCCGAAACCAACTACAACCCATCATCACCTTATTCATCAACTAAGGCAGCATCAGACTTGATAGTCAAAGCTTGGGTGCGCTCATTTGGTGTCAAGGCGACTATTTCTAACTGTTCAAATAACTACGGACCATACCAACACATTGAGAAGTTTATTCCGCGCCAAATCACCAACATATTGGCTGGCATTAAACCAAAACTTTATGGTGAGGGTAAAAACGTTCGTGACTGGATTCATACCAATGATCATTCAACTGGAGTTTGGGCTATCTTAACTAAGGGGCGTATGGGCGAAACTTACTTGATTGGTGCTGATGGTGAAAAGAACAACAAAGAAGTTCTTGAAATGATTCTTGAAAAAATGGGGCAACCTAAAGATGCTTATGATCACGTCACAGACCGTGCAGGTCATGACTTACGTTATGCTATTGATTCAAGTAAGCTTCGTGAAGAGCTAGGCTGGGAACCACAATTTACTAACTTCTCAGAAGGTTTAGAAGAGACTATCAAGTGGTACACTGACAACCAAGAGTGGTGGAAAGCAGAAAAAGAAGCCGTTGAAGCAAAATACGCTGCAACGCAAAAAGTTATTAAGTAA
- a CDS encoding phosphoribosylanthranilate isomerase, with the protein MFESFLEIAERLNHIGITPLLMGSLGLEIRTGKSWNPQDIDIHVPSDPRGWEAPDEGRIYQFDELNLIMEALGYHLVDRHEHEFQKSNLSVEFGGIHSLPAFAGVALEDLEEIENQGIRYYLPTLEQYLNIYQASSKDSYRAENNNQKDFDKINYLKEILDK; encoded by the coding sequence ATGTTTGAGAGCTTTTTGGAAATTGCAGAGCGACTCAATCATATTGGGATTACACCGCTTCTGATGGGCAGTCTAGGCTTAGAAATTCGAACTGGAAAAAGTTGGAATCCACAGGATATAGACATTCACGTCCCTAGTGATCCTAGAGGTTGGGAGGCACCTGATGAAGGAAGGATTTACCAGTTTGATGAACTCAATCTCATTATGGAAGCATTAGGCTATCATTTGGTCGACAGACATGAACACGAATTTCAGAAAAGTAATCTTTCCGTGGAATTCGGAGGTATTCATTCTCTACCAGCCTTTGCTGGTGTAGCCTTAGAAGATCTAGAAGAAATAGAGAATCAGGGCATTCGTTATTACCTTCCTACTTTGGAACAATACCTCAACATTTACCAAGCTTCTTCTAAAGATAGCTATCGCGCAGAAAACAACAACCAAAAAGATTTTGATAAAATTAACTATTTAAAAGAGATCTTAGATAAATAA